Proteins encoded within one genomic window of Pongo pygmaeus isolate AG05252 chromosome 18, NHGRI_mPonPyg2-v2.0_pri, whole genome shotgun sequence:
- the ESRP2 gene encoding epithelial splicing regulatory protein 2 isoform X1, protein MTPPPPPPPPPGPDPAADPTADPCPWPGSLVVLFGATAGALGRDLGSDETDLILLVWQVVEPRSRQVGTLHKSLVRAEAAALSTQCREASGLSADSLARAEPLDKVLQQFSQLVNGDVALLGGGLYMLCTDGQQLLRQVLHPEASRKNLVLPDMFFSFYDLRREFHTQHPSTCPARDLTVATMAQDLGLETDATEDDFGVWEVKTMVAVILHLLKEPSSQLFSKPEVIKQKYETGPCSKADVVDSETVVRARGLPWQSSDQDVARFFKGLNVARGGVALCLNAQGRRNGEALIRFVDSEQRDLALQRHKHHMGVRYIEVYKATGEEFVKIAGGTSLEVARFLSREDQVILRLRGLPFSAGPTDVLGFLGPECPVTGGAEGLLFVRHPDGRPTGDAFALFACEELAQAALRRHKGMLGKRYIELFRSTAAEVQQVLNRYASGPVLPTLTAPLLPIPFPLAPGTGRDCVRLRGLPYTATIEDILSFLGEAAADIRPHGVHMVLNQQGRPSGDAFIQMTSAERALAAAQRCHKKVMKERYVEVVPCSTEEMSRVLMGGTLGRSGMSPPPCKLPCLSPPTYTTFQATPTLIPTETAALYPSSALLPAARVPAAPTPVAYYPGPATQLYLNYTAYYPSPPVSPTTVGYLTTPTAALASAPTSVLSQSGALVRMQGVPYTAGMKDLLSIFQAYQLPADDYTSLMPVGDPPRTVLQAPKEWVCL, encoded by the exons ATgactccgccgccgccgccgcccccgcccccagGCCCTGACCCCGCGGCCGACCCCACCGCGGACCCGTGCCCCTGGCCCGGATCACTGGTCGTCCTCTTCGGGGCTACGGCGGGTGCGCTGGGACGGGACCTGGGCTCGGACGAGACCGACTTAATCCTCCTAGTTTGGCAAGTGGTTGAGCCGCGGAGCCGCCAG GTGGGGACGCTGCACAAATCGCTGGTTCGTGCCGAGGCGGCCGCACTGAGTACGCAGTGCCGTGAGGCGAGCGGCCTGAGCGCCGACAGCCTGGCGCGGGCAGAGCCGCTGGACAAGGTGCTGCAGCAG TTCTCACAGCTGGTGAACGGGGATGTGGCTCTGCTGGGCGGGGGCCTCTACATGCTCTGCACTGATGGGCAGCAGCTATTGCGACAGGTCCTGCACCCCGAGGCCTCCAGGAAG AACCTGGTGCTCCCCGACATGTTCTTCTCCTTCTATGACCTCCGAAGAGAATTCCATACGCAGCATCCAAGCACTTGCCCTGCCAGGGACCTCACTGTGGCCACCATGGCACAGG ATTTAGGACTGGAGACAGATGCCACAGAGGATGACTTTGGGGTCTGGGAAGTCAAGACAATGGTAGCTGTTATCCTCCACCTACTCAAAGAGCCCAGCA GTCAATTGTTTTCGAAGCCCGAGGTGATAAAGCAGAAATACGAGACGGGGCCTTG CAGTAAGGCTGATGTGGTGGACAGTGAGACTGTGGTACGGGCTCGTGGGTTGCCCTGGCAGTCATCAGACCAGGACGTGGCTCGCTTCTTCAAAGGGCTCAACGTGGCCAG GGGTGGTGTAGCACTCTGCCTCAACGCCCAGGGCCGCAGAAATGGCGAGGCCCTCATCCGCTTTGTGGACAGCGAGCAGCGGGACCTAGCGCTGCAGAGACACAAGCACCACATGGGCGTCCGCTATATTGAG GTGTATAAAGCGACAGGGGAGGAGTTTGTAAAGATTGCAGGGG GCACATCACTAGAGGTGGCTCGTTTCTTGTCACGGGAAGACCAAGTGATCCTGCGGCTGCGGGGACTGCCCTTCTCGGCTGGGCCAACGGACGTGCTAGGCTTCCTGGGGCCAGAGTGCCCAGTGACTGGGGGTGCCGAGGGGCTGCTCTTTGTGCGCCATCCTGACGGCCGGCCGACTGGTGATGCCTTCGCCCTCTTTGCTTGTGAGGAGCTGGCACAGGCTGCACTGCGCAGGCACAAGGGCATGCTGGGTAAGCGATACATTGAACTCTTCCGGAGCACTGCAGCCGAGGTGCAGCAG GTCTTGAATCGCTATGCATCCGGCCCAGTCCTTCCCACACTGACTGCCCCACTGCTGCCCATCCCCTTCCCACTGGCACCTGGGACTGGGAGGGACTGTGTACGCCTCCGAGGCCTGCCCTACACGGCCACCATTGAAGACATCCTGAGCTTTCTGGGGGAGGCAGCAGCTGACATTCGGCCCCATGGTGTGCACATGGTGCTCAACCAGCAG GGCCGGCCATCGGGCGATGCCTTCATTCAGATGACATCAGCAGAGCGAGCCCTAGCTGCTGCTCAGCGTTGCCATAAGAAGGTGATGAAGGAGCGCTACGTGGAGGTGGTCCCCTGTTCCACAGAGGAGATGAGCCGTGTGCTGATGGGGGGCACCTTGGGCCGCAGTGGCATGTCCCCTCCGCCCTGCAAGCTGCCCT GCCTCTCACCACCTACCTACACCACCTTCCAAGCCACCCCAACGCTCATTCCCACGGAGACGGCAGCCCTATACCCCTCTTCAGCACTGCTCCCAGCTGCCAGGGTGcctgctgcccccacccctgTTGCCTACTATCCAGGGCCAGCCACTCAACTCTACCTGAACTACACAGCCTACTACCCAAG ccccccaGTCTCCCCCACCACTGTGGGCTACCTCACTACACCCACTGCTGCCCTGGCCTCTGCTCCCACCTCAGTGTTGTCCCAGTCAGGAGCCTTGGTCCGCATGCAGGGTGTCCCATACACGGCTGGTATGAAGGATCTGCTCAGCATCTTCCAGGCCTACCAG CTACCCGCTGATGACTACACCAGTCTGATGCCTGTTGGTGACCCACCTCGCACTGTATTACAAGCCCCCAAGGAATGGGTGTGTTTGTAG
- the ESRP2 gene encoding epithelial splicing regulatory protein 2 isoform X2, protein MTPPPPPPPPPGPDPAADPTADPCPWPGSLVVLFGATAGALGRDLGSDETDLILLVWQVVEPRSRQVGTLHKSLVRAEAAALSTQCREASGLSADSLARAEPLDKVLQQFSQLVNGDVALLGGGLYMLCTDGQQLLRQVLHPEASRKNLVLPDMFFSFYDLRREFHTQHPSTCPARDLTVATMAQDLGLETDATEDDFGVWEVKTMVAVILHLLKEPSSQLFSKPEVIKQKYETGPCSKADVVDSETVVRARGLPWQSSDQDVARFFKGLNVARGGVALCLNAQGRRNGEALIRFVDSEQRDLALQRHKHHMGVRYIEVYKATGEEFVKIAGGTSLEVARFLSREDQVILRLRGLPFSAGPTDVLGFLGPECPVTGGAEGLLFVRHPDGRPTGDAFALFACEELAQAALRRHKGMLGKRYIELFRSTAAEVQQVLNRYASGPVLPTLTAPLLPIPFPLAPGTGRDCVRLRGLPYTATIEDILSFLGEAAADIRPHGVHMVLNQQGRPSGDAFIQMTSAERALAAAQRCHKKASHHLPTPPSKPPQRSFPRRRQPYTPLQHCSQLPGCLLPPPLLPTIQGQPLNST, encoded by the exons ATgactccgccgccgccgccgcccccgcccccagGCCCTGACCCCGCGGCCGACCCCACCGCGGACCCGTGCCCCTGGCCCGGATCACTGGTCGTCCTCTTCGGGGCTACGGCGGGTGCGCTGGGACGGGACCTGGGCTCGGACGAGACCGACTTAATCCTCCTAGTTTGGCAAGTGGTTGAGCCGCGGAGCCGCCAG GTGGGGACGCTGCACAAATCGCTGGTTCGTGCCGAGGCGGCCGCACTGAGTACGCAGTGCCGTGAGGCGAGCGGCCTGAGCGCCGACAGCCTGGCGCGGGCAGAGCCGCTGGACAAGGTGCTGCAGCAG TTCTCACAGCTGGTGAACGGGGATGTGGCTCTGCTGGGCGGGGGCCTCTACATGCTCTGCACTGATGGGCAGCAGCTATTGCGACAGGTCCTGCACCCCGAGGCCTCCAGGAAG AACCTGGTGCTCCCCGACATGTTCTTCTCCTTCTATGACCTCCGAAGAGAATTCCATACGCAGCATCCAAGCACTTGCCCTGCCAGGGACCTCACTGTGGCCACCATGGCACAGG ATTTAGGACTGGAGACAGATGCCACAGAGGATGACTTTGGGGTCTGGGAAGTCAAGACAATGGTAGCTGTTATCCTCCACCTACTCAAAGAGCCCAGCA GTCAATTGTTTTCGAAGCCCGAGGTGATAAAGCAGAAATACGAGACGGGGCCTTG CAGTAAGGCTGATGTGGTGGACAGTGAGACTGTGGTACGGGCTCGTGGGTTGCCCTGGCAGTCATCAGACCAGGACGTGGCTCGCTTCTTCAAAGGGCTCAACGTGGCCAG GGGTGGTGTAGCACTCTGCCTCAACGCCCAGGGCCGCAGAAATGGCGAGGCCCTCATCCGCTTTGTGGACAGCGAGCAGCGGGACCTAGCGCTGCAGAGACACAAGCACCACATGGGCGTCCGCTATATTGAG GTGTATAAAGCGACAGGGGAGGAGTTTGTAAAGATTGCAGGGG GCACATCACTAGAGGTGGCTCGTTTCTTGTCACGGGAAGACCAAGTGATCCTGCGGCTGCGGGGACTGCCCTTCTCGGCTGGGCCAACGGACGTGCTAGGCTTCCTGGGGCCAGAGTGCCCAGTGACTGGGGGTGCCGAGGGGCTGCTCTTTGTGCGCCATCCTGACGGCCGGCCGACTGGTGATGCCTTCGCCCTCTTTGCTTGTGAGGAGCTGGCACAGGCTGCACTGCGCAGGCACAAGGGCATGCTGGGTAAGCGATACATTGAACTCTTCCGGAGCACTGCAGCCGAGGTGCAGCAG GTCTTGAATCGCTATGCATCCGGCCCAGTCCTTCCCACACTGACTGCCCCACTGCTGCCCATCCCCTTCCCACTGGCACCTGGGACTGGGAGGGACTGTGTACGCCTCCGAGGCCTGCCCTACACGGCCACCATTGAAGACATCCTGAGCTTTCTGGGGGAGGCAGCAGCTGACATTCGGCCCCATGGTGTGCACATGGTGCTCAACCAGCAG GGCCGGCCATCGGGCGATGCCTTCATTCAGATGACATCAGCAGAGCGAGCCCTAGCTGCTGCTCAGCGTTGCCATAAGAAG GCCTCTCACCACCTACCTACACCACCTTCCAAGCCACCCCAACGCTCATTCCCACGGAGACGGCAGCCCTATACCCCTCTTCAGCACTGCTCCCAGCTGCCAGGGTGcctgctgcccccacccctgTTGCCTACTATCCAGGGCCAGCCACTCAACTCTACCTGA